Proteins encoded in a region of the Marinococcus sp. PL1-022 genome:
- the ylqF gene encoding ribosome biogenesis GTPase YlqF, producing MDIQWYPGHMDKAQKEVQSKLKQVDVVIELADARIPRSSRNPLLETIIQDKPSVIVLTKADLADPKVTEEWKQYYRDQGIEAVDVDSKHKKGLHVIKEAALKQTERLQARWKRKGIKPRAIRAMIIGIPNVGKSTLINQWIGKKTAKIGDRPGITKNQQWLKMGKEMDLLDTPGILWPKFEDPYVGERLAATGAIKDELLDLQDIAYFIIGICQEYYPEKLLQRFGLEDKPRETSLEWFEDIGRKRGALLAGAEIDYEKAGEMVVREFRGGLLGRISLERPDDEAGE from the coding sequence ATGGACATTCAATGGTATCCGGGGCATATGGATAAAGCCCAAAAAGAAGTGCAGAGCAAGCTAAAGCAGGTGGACGTGGTCATCGAGCTCGCAGATGCAAGAATCCCCCGGTCCTCGCGGAATCCGCTGCTTGAGACGATCATTCAGGATAAGCCCTCGGTCATCGTACTTACCAAGGCCGATCTGGCCGATCCGAAGGTAACCGAGGAATGGAAGCAGTATTACCGTGATCAGGGAATCGAGGCAGTCGATGTGGATTCCAAGCATAAGAAGGGTCTGCATGTGATCAAGGAAGCGGCGCTTAAGCAGACGGAACGTCTCCAGGCCAGATGGAAAAGAAAAGGCATTAAGCCGCGGGCTATACGGGCGATGATTATCGGTATCCCGAACGTCGGCAAATCGACGCTCATCAATCAGTGGATCGGCAAAAAAACGGCTAAAATCGGTGACCGTCCTGGAATTACAAAAAATCAGCAGTGGCTGAAAATGGGTAAAGAAATGGACCTGCTCGACACCCCGGGCATTCTCTGGCCGAAGTTTGAAGACCCTTACGTTGGTGAACGTCTCGCAGCGACTGGCGCTATCAAGGATGAGCTTTTGGATCTGCAGGATATTGCTTATTTTATTATCGGTATCTGCCAGGAGTATTATCCAGAAAAGCTGCTTCAGCGCTTTGGGCTTGAGGATAAGCCGAGGGAAACTTCGCTGGAATGGTTTGAAGACATTGGACGTAAGCGGGGGGCACTGCTTGCGGGAGCGGAAATCGATTATGAAAAAGCAGGTGAAATGGTGGTACGCGAGTTCCGTGGAGGGCTGCTCGGCCGCATCAGTCTCGAACGGCCGGACGACGAAGCGGGCGAATAA
- a CDS encoding ribonuclease HII, translating to MKILEKWTITAVKEYLKTHEEPDAGLLNAWAEDSRTGVQKELQRYAKRQKQKQEKYEDFCRRLSFEQDYWSRGFQAVAGVDEVGRGPLAGPVTTAAVVLPKDISLVEVNDSKMLSAKKREELEAKIKEAAVAWSVVHIEADEIDRLNIYQATKKAMRMAVANLEPAPDALLVDAMTLPLHIEQQSLVQGDSRSVSIAAASILAKVERDRYMQYYHTLYPDYDFASNKGYGTQNHLDGLKRLGGCAIHRYSFQPVAGYRLS from the coding sequence GTGAAAATATTGGAGAAATGGACGATAACAGCTGTAAAGGAGTATTTAAAGACCCATGAGGAGCCGGATGCGGGACTTCTAAATGCCTGGGCAGAGGACTCCCGGACCGGCGTCCAGAAGGAGCTGCAGCGGTATGCCAAACGACAGAAGCAGAAGCAGGAAAAGTATGAAGACTTTTGCCGGCGGCTTTCATTTGAACAGGACTATTGGAGCCGCGGCTTCCAGGCGGTGGCTGGAGTGGATGAGGTCGGGCGCGGGCCGCTTGCCGGGCCGGTGACTACCGCTGCTGTGGTGCTGCCAAAGGACATCAGTCTGGTGGAAGTAAATGACTCCAAAATGCTTTCCGCTAAAAAACGTGAAGAGCTCGAAGCAAAAATCAAAGAGGCGGCGGTCGCCTGGAGCGTCGTTCATATCGAGGCGGACGAAATCGACCGCCTGAATATATATCAGGCAACTAAAAAAGCTATGCGGATGGCAGTTGCGAACCTTGAGCCTGCTCCGGACGCTCTTCTCGTAGATGCGATGACCCTTCCATTACATATTGAGCAGCAGTCGCTGGTGCAGGGAGACAGCCGGAGCGTATCGATTGCGGCTGCTTCTATTCTGGCGAAGGTGGAGCGGGACCGTTACATGCAGTATTATCATACGCTCTACCCGGATTACGATTTTGCCAGCAACAAGGGATACGGTACCCAGAATCATCTGGACGGCTTAAAGCGTCTCGGCGGGTGTGCCATCCACCGGTATTCGTTTCAGCCGGTAGCCGGGTACCGGCTTTCGTAA
- a CDS encoding EscU/YscU/HrcU family type III secretion system export apparatus switch protein, giving the protein MTSNQNWTTKKAVALNYRQNISQAPAVKAKGRGWTAERIIEAAAEHNVPVHKDAGLVHMLHELEWNEEIPEELYEVVAEIFAFIYRMDKKTAGQNEN; this is encoded by the coding sequence ATGACCTCCAACCAGAACTGGACAACGAAAAAAGCAGTGGCACTGAATTACAGGCAGAATATTTCGCAGGCGCCGGCAGTCAAAGCGAAGGGGCGGGGATGGACCGCAGAACGAATTATCGAAGCGGCTGCTGAACATAATGTTCCGGTGCATAAGGATGCCGGTCTTGTACATATGCTTCATGAGCTGGAATGGAACGAAGAAATTCCGGAAGAGCTGTACGAAGTGGTGGCAGAAATCTTCGCCTTTATCTACCGGATGGATAAAAAAACAGCCGGGCAAAATGAAAACTAA
- the sucC gene encoding ADP-forming succinate--CoA ligase subunit beta: MNIHEYQGKELLRKYGVAVPNGKVAFTVDEAEAAAKELGSDVTVVKAQIHAGGRGKAGGVKLAKNLDDVRKYADEILGKTLVTHQTGPEGKEVKRLYIEEGSDIKKEYYLGVVLDRVSSRIVMMGSEEGGTEIEEVAEENPEKIFREYIDPAIGMQPYQARRMAFNMNIPTDLLKEAVKFMLGLSKVFIDNDCSIAEINPLVTTGDGKVMALDAKFNFDSNALYRQKEVLDYRDLDEEDPKEIEASKYDLSYIALDGNIGCMVNGAGLAMATMDIIKHYSGDPANFLDVGGGATAEKVTEAFKIILEDDAVKGIYVNIFGGIMKCDVIADGVVEATKQTGLEIPLVVRLEGTNVEKGKEILEKSGLNITAADSMADGAQKIVSLVQ, encoded by the coding sequence ATGAATATTCATGAGTACCAGGGAAAAGAGCTCCTTCGTAAATATGGAGTAGCAGTCCCTAACGGAAAAGTTGCATTTACGGTAGATGAAGCAGAAGCAGCCGCAAAAGAACTGGGTTCTGACGTAACAGTGGTAAAAGCCCAGATTCACGCAGGTGGAAGAGGGAAAGCCGGCGGGGTGAAGCTCGCTAAAAACCTCGATGACGTCCGCAAATATGCTGACGAAATCCTCGGCAAAACACTGGTTACTCACCAGACCGGCCCGGAAGGTAAAGAAGTGAAGCGTCTTTACATCGAAGAGGGGAGCGACATCAAGAAGGAATACTACTTAGGTGTTGTGCTCGACCGGGTATCGTCCCGTATTGTGATGATGGGATCTGAAGAAGGCGGAACAGAAATCGAAGAAGTAGCTGAAGAAAATCCGGAAAAGATCTTCCGTGAATACATTGATCCAGCTATCGGTATGCAGCCTTACCAGGCCCGTCGTATGGCATTTAACATGAATATACCGACAGACCTTCTAAAGGAAGCAGTGAAATTTATGCTTGGCCTGTCCAAAGTATTTATCGACAATGACTGCTCAATCGCGGAAATTAACCCGCTTGTAACGACCGGGGACGGGAAAGTAATGGCGCTCGATGCGAAATTCAATTTCGATTCCAACGCACTTTACCGTCAAAAAGAAGTGCTCGATTACCGTGACCTTGATGAAGAGGATCCAAAAGAGATCGAAGCTTCCAAATACGACTTAAGCTACATTGCCCTCGACGGCAATATCGGCTGCATGGTCAATGGTGCCGGTCTTGCGATGGCTACGATGGACATCATCAAGCACTACAGCGGCGACCCGGCGAACTTCCTGGATGTCGGCGGCGGTGCGACGGCTGAGAAAGTAACGGAAGCATTTAAAATTATCCTTGAAGATGATGCGGTTAAAGGCATTTACGTGAACATCTTCGGTGGAATCATGAAATGCGACGTCATCGCTGACGGGGTAGTGGAAGCTACGAAGCAGACTGGATTAGAGATTCCGCTTGTTGTACGTTTGGAAGGCACAAACGTAGAAAAAGGCAAAGAAATTCTGGAAAAATCCGGATTGAATATTACAGCAGCGGACTCTATGGCAGACGGTGCGCAAAAAATTGTTTCGTTAGTTCAATAG
- the sucD gene encoding succinate--CoA ligase subunit alpha — MSIYINQDTKVVVQGITGSTGLFHTQQALEYGTKIVGGVTPGKGGTEVEGVPVFNTLDDAVEATGATVSVIYVPPAFAADAIIEAVDADLDLAICITEGIPVLDMIKVKRFMEGKRTRLVGPNCPGVITPDECKIGIMPGYIHKKGHVGVVSRSGTLTYEAVDQLTKAGIGQSTAVGIGGDPVNGTSFTDVLQAFNDDPDTEAVIMIGEIGGTAEEEAAEWVKQNMTKPVVGFIGGATAPPGKRMGHAGAIISGGKGTAEEKIKTLNESGVQVAATPAEIGDTMINVLKERGLYEKCLTHEPQV, encoded by the coding sequence ATGAGCATTTATATTAATCAGGACACAAAAGTAGTTGTTCAAGGAATTACAGGATCTACCGGCCTCTTTCACACTCAGCAGGCGTTAGAGTACGGTACGAAAATCGTCGGCGGCGTGACGCCGGGTAAAGGCGGCACGGAAGTTGAAGGCGTACCGGTCTTCAACACGCTTGATGATGCAGTGGAAGCAACCGGTGCTACGGTTTCGGTTATTTACGTTCCGCCTGCTTTTGCAGCGGACGCGATCATTGAAGCAGTGGACGCAGATCTAGATCTTGCCATCTGCATCACTGAAGGCATCCCGGTTCTTGATATGATTAAAGTGAAACGCTTTATGGAAGGCAAGCGCACCCGCCTTGTCGGTCCAAACTGCCCGGGCGTTATTACCCCGGACGAATGCAAAATCGGCATTATGCCGGGCTACATTCATAAAAAAGGACACGTAGGTGTTGTTTCCCGTTCGGGTACCCTGACGTATGAAGCCGTAGACCAGCTTACTAAAGCAGGCATCGGCCAGTCGACAGCTGTCGGTATCGGCGGCGACCCTGTAAACGGCACAAGCTTTACCGACGTGCTTCAGGCCTTTAATGACGATCCGGACACAGAAGCCGTGATCATGATCGGTGAAATCGGCGGTACAGCCGAGGAAGAAGCAGCCGAATGGGTCAAGCAGAACATGACCAAGCCAGTAGTCGGCTTTATCGGCGGTGCCACAGCGCCTCCAGGAAAACGGATGGGTCACGCCGGCGCGATTATTTCCGGCGGTAAAGGTACCGCAGAGGAAAAAATCAAAACGTTAAACGAAAGCGGCGTGCAGGTAGCAGCGACACCGGCAGAAATCGGTGATACGATGATCAACGTTCTGAAAGAACGCGGCCTGTACGAAAAATGCCTCACCCACGAACCACAAGTATAA
- the dprA gene encoding DNA-processing protein DprA gives MQNLSFNERLLAVHEFPHFQWKHVTELLRRDRELLLPFTHPHLLPVSSAHRTAWRKYMSQLNFQQRLTWYREQGTGWITYFDDCYPSSLKSIYDAPWVLYTKGNTELLQDNPRLAVVGSRSMTSYGRAAVEAFLPHSQVQIVSGLARGVDGHAHRQALKTGAPAIAVLGSGFGRIYPKEHLALAKNIAAAGLLLSEYPPDRSPRKWHFPARNRIISGLSDKIFVVEADVNSGSLITASLALEQGREVCALPGPVFSRQSAGTNKLIYDGALPVLQPEDLHISRRPHSAS, from the coding sequence ATGCAAAATCTCTCCTTTAATGAACGACTTCTGGCTGTCCACGAATTTCCCCATTTTCAATGGAAGCACGTCACAGAGCTGCTCCGCCGCGACCGCGAATTGCTTCTCCCTTTTACGCACCCTCATCTTCTGCCCGTAAGCAGCGCCCATCGGACTGCCTGGCGGAAATATATGTCCCAGCTTAACTTCCAGCAGCGGCTCACGTGGTACCGTGAGCAGGGCACCGGGTGGATTACATATTTTGACGACTGCTATCCGTCGTCCTTAAAATCAATTTACGATGCGCCGTGGGTGTTATACACGAAGGGAAACACAGAGCTGCTGCAGGACAATCCCCGGCTTGCGGTAGTCGGCTCCCGGAGCATGACTTCTTACGGCAGAGCAGCGGTGGAAGCATTTCTTCCCCACAGCCAGGTGCAGATTGTCAGCGGGCTCGCGAGAGGCGTAGACGGACATGCCCACCGTCAGGCATTAAAAACAGGAGCGCCGGCTATTGCGGTGCTTGGCTCCGGGTTTGGCCGTATTTATCCAAAGGAGCATCTCGCTCTGGCGAAAAATATTGCTGCCGCGGGGCTGCTTTTGAGCGAATATCCCCCGGACAGATCGCCGAGAAAGTGGCACTTTCCGGCCAGAAACCGTATTATCAGTGGTCTGTCTGATAAAATATTTGTGGTGGAAGCAGATGTGAACAGCGGTTCCCTTATCACAGCATCGCTTGCACTTGAGCAGGGCAGGGAGGTCTGCGCGCTGCCGGGTCCGGTGTTTTCCAGGCAGAGCGCGGGCACGAATAAGCTGATTTACGATGGCGCCCTCCCGGTCCTTCAGCCGGAGGATTTACATATCAGCCGCCGGCCGCACAGTGCTTCATAA